The following coding sequences lie in one Apium graveolens cultivar Ventura chromosome 3, ASM990537v1, whole genome shotgun sequence genomic window:
- the LOC141712236 gene encoding uncharacterized protein LOC141712236, protein MECNKDEAERAKEIAEKKFLVKDFAGAKKFAAKARSLYPRIDGISQLLAMIDVFVYADNKINGEVDWYGVLGVNPLDTEDVIRKKYRKLVLMLHPDKNKANGANGAFLLVTEAWELLSDKTKRSAYDRITSLHRCQHNVQSQCASTTPAPAPAPAPAPAPAQNGFHNFKEGSDKKIPEDKSSSVHGNFHKKKTAFNDSPKPPNVPSPFRNQQSAVPPSSNKQKPANASVPPHEYKPNTVPPPSHKHNRRPAPPVSSHEEKSSTFSPSPKQKPTTKPSSYQKQKPRKAPFASQKPNGVPNPPIETKPYASFLSACHECKNQYYCPAIYINQDLLCRDCFNEVFHGRKPR, encoded by the coding sequence ATGGAGTGCAATAAGGATGAAGCTGAAAGGGCTAAAGAAATCGCGGAGAAGAAGTTTTTGGTAAAAGATTTTGCGGGGGCTAAAAAATTTGCAGCCAAGGCACGGAGTCTGTACCCCCGTATTGATGGAATTTCACAATTGTTGGCAATGATTGATGTGTTTGTGTACGCAGATAACAAAATTAACGGGGAAGTAGATTGGTATGGGGTACTTGGTGTAAACCCACTGGATACTGAAGATGTTATAAGGAAAAAGTACAGGAAGTTGGTTCTCATGCTCCATCCTGATAAGAACAAAGCAAATGGAGCTAATGGGGCTTTTCTCCTTGTAACAGAAGCTTGGGAGTTGTTATCCGATAAAACCAAAAGGTCAGCTTACGATAGAATCACAAGTCTTCACAGGTGCCAGCATAATGTTCAATCTCAATGCGCTTCAACAACACCAGCACCAGCACCCGCACCAGCACCAGCACCAGCACCAGCGCAGAATGGTTTTCACAATTTTAAGGAAGGTTCAGATAAAAAAATTCCAGAGGATAAAAGTAGTTCTGTTCATGGGAATTTTCACAAAAAGAAAACAGCTTTTAATGATTCTCCGAAACCACCAAATGTTCCTTCACCTTTTAGAAATCAACAAAGTGCAGTCCCCCCCTCATCTAACAAACAAAAACCAGCTAATGCATCTGTTCCCCCTCATGAATATAAACCCAACACAGTTCCTCCTCCGTCTCATAAACATAATCGACGTCCTGCTCCTCCTGTTTCATCCCACGAAGAAAAATCATCCACTTTTTCTCCATCTCCTAAGCAGAAGCCAACTACAAAGCCTAGTTCATATCAGAAACAGAAACCACGAAAGGCTCCGTTTGCTTCTCAGAAACCGAACGGTGTGCCTAATCCACCTATAGAGACAAAACCGTATGCAAGTTTTCTGTCTGCGTGCCATGAATGCAAGAATCAGTATTACTGCCCAGCAATATATATCAATCAAGATTTGCTCTGCCGTGATTGTTTCAACGAAGTCTTCCATGGAAGAAAACCTCGTTGA
- the LOC141712239 gene encoding serine/threonine-protein phosphatase 7 long form homolog isoform X2: MEPGPRDTSVLHLQSKHRSTEIWLAGGGDPQRCRRRNPNQDKFPRLHPRMIPLLLQMGFYGISRVTSLQLDWNLISALVERWRPETHTFHLPIGECTITLQDVAILLGLPVDGEPVVGVSQAEGGSWSDIVGHVFGQSPPPGRFNGARLQLSWFQSVFPRLADDASEEELIRYTQSYLLQLIAGTMFTDHSGGLVHCMWVPIIQDLEVCGKYAWGAAVLAYLYRELCKATKIDTEEIAGCLILLQLWAWERLPTIAPLRTNHSLIDEAFWAAHPKGPLGSRWLVRHAFSETTGRTVSLYRVALDELASSHFKWQPYKQEIINALPEYCFNGQDIWRYRGPLVCIFIVEPHMADRVLRQFGMIQNIPIDAEYSHEMHKITLKGKAECNWNQKHQESIHIWKCRLDYLAGGIVGDGAVPEYHTWYTDRTRRFHSRIGGVHVYTGDLLRKIVDVARGEIPGDVTSIALEGWHHIQVQSHLGLFEDLSADNHREKEREEGTKVVGSKRKKRVKKGTTPKN; encoded by the exons ATGGAACCGGGACCTAGAGATACTAGTGTTCTGCATTTACAATCCAAGCACCGATCTACAGAGATTTGGCTAGCAGGAGGTGGTGACCCTCAGAGATGTCGACGCCGCAACCCGAATCAGGATAAGTTTCCTCGTTTGCATCCTAGAATGATTCCTTTGCTGCTACAAATGGGATTTTATGGAATTTCTAGGGTGACATCCCTTCAGCTTGATTGGAATCTGATTAGTGCTTTGGTTGAGAGATGGAGACCAGAGACTCACACATTCCATCTCCCAATTGGAGAGTGTACAATTACACTTCAGGATGTAGCGATTCTCTTGGGTTTGCCTGTTGATGGGGAGCCAGTTGTAGGTGTAAGTCAAGCTGAGGGTGGGTCGTGGAGTGACATTGTTGGGCATGTGTTTGGACAGTCACCTCCCCCCGGCCGATTTAATGGAGCCAGACTTCAGTTGAGCTGGTTTCAGTCTGTTTTCCCGAGATTAGCAGATGATGCATCTGAGGAAGAGTTGATACGTTACACACAGTCCTACTTGCTACAGTTGATTGCAGGGACGATGTTTACTGATCATTCAGGTGGGCTGGTGCATTGCATGTGGGTACCTATTATACAAGATTTGGAGGTCTGCGGAAAATATGCTTGGGGTGCTGCTGTACTTGCATATTTGTATAGGGAGCTATGCAAAGCCACCAAGATAGATACAGAAGAGATTGCTGGTTGTCTCATATTGTTGCAGTTGTGGGCATGGGAGAGATTACCAACTATTGCCCCATTGCGTACCAATCACTCCTTAATTGACGAGGCTTTCTGGGCTGCACATCCAAAAGGGCCACTTGGTTCGAG GTGGCTTGTCCGTCATGCATTTTCGGAGACAACTGGGCGTACTGTCTCACTTTATCGAGTAGCACTGGATGAGCTTGCATCCTCTCACTTCAAATGGCAGCCCTATAAACAAGAAATTATTAATGCATTGCCAGAATATTGTTTTAATGGTCAGGATATCTGGCGCTATCGTGGTCCTCTAGTTTGCATATTTATTGTGGAACCGCATATGGCTGATAGGGTATTGAGACAGTTTGGAATGATTCAGAACATACCAATTGATGCTGAGTATTCACACGAGATGCATAAGATAACATTGAAAGGGAAAGCAGAGTGTAATTGGAACCAAAAGCACCAGGAAAGTATCCATATCTGGAAATGTCGTTTGGATTACCTGGCCGGAGGAATTGTTGGTGATGGTGCAGTTCCTGAGTATCATACTTGGTACACTGATAGGACTCGCAGATTTCACTCCCGCATTGGTGGTGTTCATGTATACACT GGGGATTTACTGAGAAAAATAGTTGATGTAGCAAGGGGGGAAATACCTGGAGATGTGACTTCCATAGCCCTTGAAGGTTGGCACCACATTCAGGTGCAGTCTCATTTGGGGTTGTTTGAGGATTTATCCGCAGACAACCATCGGGAGAAAGAGAGGGAGGAGGGCACGAAGGTGGTTGGATCAAAACGAAAGAAAAGGGTAAAGAAGGGCACTACACCAAAGAACTAA
- the LOC141712237 gene encoding ABC transporter G family member STR-like: MAKFVRTNTKSLESLLDMDQSKVKKNLVRNQSRKLIPGQGLEFNNLSYSVVKKVKKDGVWINKESFLLNDISGQALRGEVLAIMGPSGAGKSTFLDALAGRIHQGSLEGSVRIDSKPVSTSYMKMISSYVMQDDQLFAMLTVYETFMFAAEVRLPPSISRSEKKARVYELLDQLGLTSSAHTYIGDEGRRGVSGGERRRVSIGIDIIHKPSLLFLDEPTSGLDSTSAFSVVDKVKDIARSGSIVLMTIHQPSFRIQMLLDRITVLARGRLIYMGSPTALPAHLSGFGRPVPESENSLEYLLDVIKEYDESTVGLDPLVLYQCDGIKPDQEARTPVQRTPKTPKTPRGKNHGPKHISLRSHQFTAGKSTTRTESGRSFNYDDDDDDDDDFDNSLERSKTVNRTIKTPMHIQSSGVYNPRLASQFYTDFSVWIYHGVKGTPRRQPSWTPARTPGRTPGITPVSGARSHMSSRYSTPQQTRTQSQVPVVFSPSTAEPYSVSYDQFDMQVLDEPANHGPKFANPWLREVAVLSWRTVLNVVRTPELFLSREIVLAVMGLVLASLFKNLHDLDFKTINRLLNFYIFAVCLVFFSSNDAVPTFIQERFIFIRETSHNSYRASSYVVSSLIVYLPFFAVQAFTFAAITQFILDLRSNLLRFWIILFSSLITTNAYVMLVSALVPSYITGYAVVIATTALFFLTCGFFLKVTHIPMYWRWLHYVSAITYPFEALLINEFKNENCYNGDAADLSPGPLGEVNISSQHKTSGIFQDCALIGEDVLFSMGITKEDIWYDIGILLAWGVLYRLLFYVVLRFYSKNVRK; this comes from the exons ATGGCAAAATTTGTTAGGACCAACACCAAAAGCCTGGAGAGTCTGCTAGACATGGACCAATCTAAGGTGAAGAAAAATTTAGTCAGAAACCAGTCTCGAAAGTTGATACCTGGGCAAGGACTTGAGTTCAACAACTTATCTTATAGTGTAGTAAAAAAGGTTAAGAAAGATGGTGTGTGGATCAACAAAGAGTCTTTCCTTCTCAACGATATTTCTGGACAGGCCTTGAGGGGGGAAGTTTTGGCAATTATGGGGCCTAGTGGAGCTGGAAAATCAACTTTTCTTGATGCTTTGGCTGGGAGGATTCATCAAGGGAGCCTCGAGGGATCTGTTAGAATTGATTCCAAACCG GTATCAACAAGCTACATGAAGATGATTTCATCCTATGTCATGCAAGATGACCAGCTCTTCGCTATGCTGACAGTCTATGAGACATTCATGTTTGCAGCAGAGGTCAGGCTTCCTCCTTCCATTTCCAGGTCTGAGAAGAAGGCGAGAGTCTATGAGCTTCTCGACCAACTTGGTTTAACG AGTTCAGCACATACTTATATTGGAGATGAAGGAAGGAGAGGAGTGTCTGGTGGCGAGCGACGCAGGGTCTCTATAGGAATCGACATAATCCACAAGCCATCTTTGCTGTTCCTCGATGAACCAACTTCTGGTCTTGATTCTACAAGTGCTTTCAGTGTTGTAGACAAAGTGAAGGACATTGCTAGAAGCGGTAGCATTGTCCTCATGACAATCCACCAGCCTTCTTTCAGGATTCAAATGCTCCTAGACCGCATCACTGTCCTGGCTAG GGGAAGGCTTATATATATGGGTAGCCCAACTGCTCTTCCTGCTCATCTCTCGGGATTTGGAAGGCCAGTTCCGGAGAGTGAGAATAGCTTGGAGTATCTCCTTGACGTGATAAAAGAGTATGATGAATCAACTGTGGGGCTTGATCCACTTGTTTTATATCAATGTGATGGCATTAAACCTGATCAAGAGGCTAGAACTCCCGTTCAGAGGACACCAAAGACACCCAAAACACCACGAGGGAAGAACCATGGCCCCAAACACATCAGCCTACGTAGCCATCAATTCACTGCTGGTAAATCGACAACCAGAACAGAATCTGGAAGATCATTCAActatgatgatgatgatgacgacGATGATGATTTTGACAATTCCCTGGAACGCAGCAAAACTGTTAATAGAACTATTAAAACACCAATGCATATACAAAGTAGTGGCGTCTATAATCCACGTTTAGCTTCTCAGTTCTATACAGATTTCTCGGTCTGGATCTACCACGGAGTCAAGGGAACCCCTCGTCGTCAGCCATCATGGACCCCGGCAAGAACTCCGGGGAGAACACCTGGAATAACACCTGTTTCCGGTGCAAGAAGTCATATGTCCAGCAGATATTCAACACCTCAACAAACTCGTACCCAATCTCAGGTCCCCGTAGTTTTCAGCCCATCAACAGCAGAACCTTACTCAGTTTCTTATGACCAATTTGACATGCAAGTGCTTGACGAACCTGCAAATCACGGGCCTAAGTTTGCAAACCCATGGCTCCGTGAGGTAGCAGTCCTCTCATGGCGCACAGTACTTAATGTGGTTCGAACTCCTGAACTTTTTCTCTCCCGGGAGATTGTTCTGGCTGTCATGGGCCTCGTTCTTGCCTCCCTATTTAAAAACTTGCATGATTTGGATTTCAAAACTATCAACCGCCTTCTTAACTTTTACATCTTTGCAGTATGCCTAGTCTTCTTTTCTTCAAATGATGCAGTCCCTACATTTATACAAGAAAGATTCATCTTTATTCGAGAAACTTCCCATAATTCCTATCGAGCTTCTTCCTATGTCGTCTCTTCCCTCATTGTTTACCTCCCATTTTTTGCTGTTCAGGCATTTACATTTGCAGCAATCACACAGTTCATACTTGATCTACGCAGCAATCTTCTTAGATTCTGGATAATACTTTTCTCATCGCTCATCACAACCAACGCATATGTGATGCTTGTTAGCGCTCTGGTTCCAAGTTACATCACAGGATATGCAGTTGTCATTGCCACCACTGCTCTCTTCTTCTTGACCTGTGGATTCTTCTTGAAGGTGACTCACATTCCCATGTACTGGAGGTGGCTGCATTACGTATCTGCAATCACATATCCGTTTGAGGCATTGCTGATCAACGAATTTAAAAACGAGAACTGTTACAATGGTGATGCAGCAGATCTCTCACCTGGGCCTTTAGGAGAGGTGAATATCAGCTCACAGCACAAAACCTCGGGAATATTTCAGGACTGTGCATTGATAGGAGAAGATGTTCTCTTCTCCATGGGTATTACAAAAGAGGACATCTGGTATGATATCGGCATCTTGCTGGCGTGGGGTGTACTTTACCGCCTCCTTTTCTATGTCGTCCTCAGATTCTACTCTAAGAATGTTAGAAAATGA
- the LOC141712235 gene encoding phenylalanine--tRNA ligase beta subunit, cytoplasmic, with translation MPTVSVGRDRLFEALGRTYTEEEFDNLCFEFGIELDDVTTEKAIIRKEKHIDGEVADNEEVIYKIDIPANRYDLLCLEGIVQSLRIFIGLDPIPVYRVSEPIRKESMLKMHVKPETAKIRPYIVCAVLRDITFDEARYNSFIDLQDRLHQNICRRRTLVAIGTHDLDTIEGPFTYEALSPTDINFVPLKQEKSFRANELMKFYESDLKLKKFLHIIAESPVFPVIYDRKRTVLSLPPIINGAHSAITLKTKNVFIECTATDLTKAKIVLNTMVTMFSVYCDKKFEAEPVEVIYPDETSHIYPDLSSYNMEVSLSYITRVLGVSLEANKVAGLLNKMQLHAESHALPNGDHTFNVSVPPTRSDVLHSCDVAEDVAIAYGFNEIPRRNLPSLKPLPLNQFSDLIRAEIAMSGYTEVLTFILCSYKENFAMLNRKDDKSTAVEIGNPRSSDFEAVRTTLMPGLLKIVGQNKDHPKPIKIFEVGDIAVRDESKDVGATNRRQLAALYCGATSGFELIHGLLDRIMEVTGTPFVDPKKDTTGYYIKSSFEPEFLSGRQASIIYKGKHIGTFGIVHPEVLCNFDIPDPCSFLEICIEHFL, from the exons ATGCCGACTGTTAGCGTTGGGAGAGACCGCTTATTCGAAGCTCTCGGACGAACTTACA CAGAAGAAGAGTTCGATAATTTGTGCTTCGAGTTCGGTATAGAGCTAGATGATGTG aCGACGGAGAAGGCGATtataagaaaagaaaaacatatAGATGGCGAAGTAGCGGATAATGAAGAGGTGATTTACAAAATTGATATTCCGGCAAATAG ATATGATTTGCTTTGTCTCGAGGGAATTGTGCAGTCTCTTCGGATATTTATCGGACTTGATCCGATACCTGTGTACAGGGTTAGTGAGCCTATACGTAAGGAATCCATGCTTAAAATGCACGTCAAACCAGAG ACTGCTAAAATCCGCCCATATATTGTATGTGCTGTTTTGAGAGATATAACATTTGACGAAGCAAGATATAACAGCTTTATCGATCTTCAGGATAGGCTTCACCAGAACATTTGTCG GCGGAGAACCCTTGTTGCTATTGGTACACATGACTTGGATACAATAGAAGGGCCTTTCACATATGAG GCTTTATCACCTACAGATATAAACTTTGTCCCACTGAAACAG GAGAAAAGCTTCAGAGCAAATGAGCTAATGAAGTTTTATGAA TCAGACTTGAAGTTGAAAAAGTTCTTGCATATAATTGCAGAATCACCAGTGTTCCCTGTCATTTATGACCGTAAGAG AACTGTGCTCTCTTTGCCACCGATAATAAATGGTGCACATTCAGCCATTACGTTAAAGACCAAGAATGTTTTCATTGAGTGCACAGCTACTGATTTAACAAAGGCCAAAATTGTTCTGAACACAATG GTGACCATGTTTTCTGTGTACTGTGATAAAAAATTCGAGGCTGAACCAGTTGAAGTAATTTATCCTGATGAAACATCACATATTTATCCTGATCTTTCGTCATACAATATGGAAGTGTCGCTATCGTACATCACTCGCGTATTGGGAGTCTCATTGGAGGCCAACAAG GTTGCTGGTTTGTTAAATAAAATGCAGTTACATGCTGAATCACATGCCTTGCCAAATGGAGATCACACTTTTAATGTATCGGTTCCACCAACAAGAAGTGATGTGCTTCATTCCTGTGATGTTGCAGAG GATGTTGCCATTGCTTATGGTTTCAATGAAATTCCCAGACGGAATCTCCCATCATTGAAGCCTTTGCCCCTCAATCAGTTCAGTGACCTTATTAGAGCAGAG ATTGCGATGAGTGGTTATACAGAGGTATTGACATTTATATTGTGCTCTTACAAAGAGAATTTTGCAATGCTAAACCGTAAAGATGACAAATCAACTGCAGTGGAAATTGGGAATCCTCGCTCTTCGGATTTTGAG GCTGTCCGAACTACTTTGATGCCTGGCTTACTGAAAATTGTTGGACAAAACAAAGACCATCCTAAGCCTATAAAG ATATTCGAAGTGGGGGATATAGCAGTTCGGGATGAATCAAAGGATGTTGGTGCCACAAATCGCCGTCAACTTGCAGCTCTGTATTGTGGTGCCACCTCAGGATTTGAG CTAATTCATGGCCTACTGGATAGAATTATGGAAGTAACTGGAACACCATTCGTTGATCCTAAAAAGGATACAACAGGCTATTATATAAAATCCTCATTT GAACCTGAATTTCTATCCGGTAGACAAGCCAGTATAATCTACAAAGGGAAGCATATTGGAACTTTCGGCATCGTACACCCAGAG GTCCTATGCAATTTTGATATTCCTGATCCATGCTCCTTCCTGGAAATTTGTATAGAGCACTTCTTGTAG
- the LOC141712239 gene encoding serine/threonine-protein phosphatase 7 long form homolog isoform X1, with protein sequence MEEMEPGPRDTSVLHLQSKHRSTEIWLAGGGDPQRCRRRNPNQDKFPRLHPRMIPLLLQMGFYGISRVTSLQLDWNLISALVERWRPETHTFHLPIGECTITLQDVAILLGLPVDGEPVVGVSQAEGGSWSDIVGHVFGQSPPPGRFNGARLQLSWFQSVFPRLADDASEEELIRYTQSYLLQLIAGTMFTDHSGGLVHCMWVPIIQDLEVCGKYAWGAAVLAYLYRELCKATKIDTEEIAGCLILLQLWAWERLPTIAPLRTNHSLIDEAFWAAHPKGPLGSRWLVRHAFSETTGRTVSLYRVALDELASSHFKWQPYKQEIINALPEYCFNGQDIWRYRGPLVCIFIVEPHMADRVLRQFGMIQNIPIDAEYSHEMHKITLKGKAECNWNQKHQESIHIWKCRLDYLAGGIVGDGAVPEYHTWYTDRTRRFHSRIGGVHVYTGDLLRKIVDVARGEIPGDVTSIALEGWHHIQVQSHLGLFEDLSADNHREKEREEGTKVVGSKRKKRVKKGTTPKN encoded by the exons ATGGAG GAAATGGAACCGGGACCTAGAGATACTAGTGTTCTGCATTTACAATCCAAGCACCGATCTACAGAGATTTGGCTAGCAGGAGGTGGTGACCCTCAGAGATGTCGACGCCGCAACCCGAATCAGGATAAGTTTCCTCGTTTGCATCCTAGAATGATTCCTTTGCTGCTACAAATGGGATTTTATGGAATTTCTAGGGTGACATCCCTTCAGCTTGATTGGAATCTGATTAGTGCTTTGGTTGAGAGATGGAGACCAGAGACTCACACATTCCATCTCCCAATTGGAGAGTGTACAATTACACTTCAGGATGTAGCGATTCTCTTGGGTTTGCCTGTTGATGGGGAGCCAGTTGTAGGTGTAAGTCAAGCTGAGGGTGGGTCGTGGAGTGACATTGTTGGGCATGTGTTTGGACAGTCACCTCCCCCCGGCCGATTTAATGGAGCCAGACTTCAGTTGAGCTGGTTTCAGTCTGTTTTCCCGAGATTAGCAGATGATGCATCTGAGGAAGAGTTGATACGTTACACACAGTCCTACTTGCTACAGTTGATTGCAGGGACGATGTTTACTGATCATTCAGGTGGGCTGGTGCATTGCATGTGGGTACCTATTATACAAGATTTGGAGGTCTGCGGAAAATATGCTTGGGGTGCTGCTGTACTTGCATATTTGTATAGGGAGCTATGCAAAGCCACCAAGATAGATACAGAAGAGATTGCTGGTTGTCTCATATTGTTGCAGTTGTGGGCATGGGAGAGATTACCAACTATTGCCCCATTGCGTACCAATCACTCCTTAATTGACGAGGCTTTCTGGGCTGCACATCCAAAAGGGCCACTTGGTTCGAG GTGGCTTGTCCGTCATGCATTTTCGGAGACAACTGGGCGTACTGTCTCACTTTATCGAGTAGCACTGGATGAGCTTGCATCCTCTCACTTCAAATGGCAGCCCTATAAACAAGAAATTATTAATGCATTGCCAGAATATTGTTTTAATGGTCAGGATATCTGGCGCTATCGTGGTCCTCTAGTTTGCATATTTATTGTGGAACCGCATATGGCTGATAGGGTATTGAGACAGTTTGGAATGATTCAGAACATACCAATTGATGCTGAGTATTCACACGAGATGCATAAGATAACATTGAAAGGGAAAGCAGAGTGTAATTGGAACCAAAAGCACCAGGAAAGTATCCATATCTGGAAATGTCGTTTGGATTACCTGGCCGGAGGAATTGTTGGTGATGGTGCAGTTCCTGAGTATCATACTTGGTACACTGATAGGACTCGCAGATTTCACTCCCGCATTGGTGGTGTTCATGTATACACT GGGGATTTACTGAGAAAAATAGTTGATGTAGCAAGGGGGGAAATACCTGGAGATGTGACTTCCATAGCCCTTGAAGGTTGGCACCACATTCAGGTGCAGTCTCATTTGGGGTTGTTTGAGGATTTATCCGCAGACAACCATCGGGAGAAAGAGAGGGAGGAGGGCACGAAGGTGGTTGGATCAAAACGAAAGAAAAGGGTAAAGAAGGGCACTACACCAAAGAACTAA